In Luteitalea sp. TBR-22, one genomic interval encodes:
- a CDS encoding PEP-CTERM sorting domain-containing protein, which yields MKNPQLLITLAFTLIASQASASALYTYTGNTFGFVSVQGPTAPADPYTTSDRVSVVLELPVALQGNLDMVPVAPSTFTFTDGVSVVTQANATFSQFEVSTDGAGNIVAWQMQAEIRAVAVGGGVIRQIITNNSAVQVADRGFDILCGPGSNGLACVLEDEPYYDNRAVIMDSPGSWSREIVDSPVPEPTSMVLFGTGLIGLVARRRRLR from the coding sequence GTGAAGAACCCGCAACTCCTGATCACCCTCGCCTTCACGCTGATCGCCTCGCAGGCCAGCGCATCGGCGCTCTACACCTACACGGGCAACACATTCGGCTTCGTCAGTGTCCAGGGCCCCACGGCGCCGGCCGACCCCTACACCACGAGCGATCGCGTCTCGGTGGTCCTGGAACTGCCCGTGGCCCTGCAGGGCAACCTGGACATGGTGCCCGTCGCCCCGTCGACCTTCACCTTCACGGATGGCGTCAGCGTGGTGACGCAGGCCAACGCCACGTTCAGCCAGTTCGAGGTGTCGACCGATGGCGCGGGAAACATCGTGGCGTGGCAGATGCAGGCCGAGATCCGGGCAGTGGCCGTCGGGGGAGGCGTCATCAGGCAGATCATCACCAACAACTCCGCCGTGCAAGTGGCCGACCGTGGCTTCGACATTCTCTGCGGACCCGGTTCCAACGGTCTCGCGTGCGTCCTGGAAGACGAGCCGTACTACGACAACCGCGCCGTCATCATGGACAGCCCCGGATCCTGGAGCCGCGAGATCGTCGATTCGCCCGTGCCCGAGCCCACCTCGATGGTCCTGTTCGGCACCGGTCTCATCGGCCTGGTCGCCCGCCGGCGTCGTCTGCGGTAG
- a CDS encoding esterase family protein: MTTPMFPLRAAALTICALAAWTHTSTAQTPAAPAPPATTPAAPAGPDMNAYYTLGPDSLEREGVPKGTLRGPFVLPNSPAYPGTQHTYWVYVPAQYDPAVEADLMIFQDGQAFIDMNGSARVPNVLDNLIYRRELPVMIAAFINPGRTPDQPEPNPKEWGDRTTNRPTEYNVLDDRYARVIVDELLPALMKDYTITKDPARRGIGGASSGAIAAFTVAWHRPDQFRKVLSIVGSFTNIRGGDAYPDMIRASEKKPLRIFLNGGRNDNRGVGRDGTYDPRRDWFLQNVRMSQALTEKGYDLNYIWGINTHGQRMGGPMIPEMLRWLWRDHPVSTDPNDTVERSYRTPKAR, encoded by the coding sequence ATGACCACACCGATGTTCCCGCTCCGGGCGGCCGCGCTGACGATCTGCGCCCTGGCCGCCTGGACACACACCTCGACCGCGCAGACGCCCGCTGCACCCGCGCCGCCGGCGACGACGCCAGCCGCGCCGGCCGGCCCCGACATGAACGCCTACTACACGCTCGGGCCCGACTCGCTCGAGCGTGAGGGCGTGCCGAAGGGGACGCTGCGCGGCCCGTTCGTGCTGCCCAACAGCCCGGCGTATCCGGGCACGCAGCACACGTACTGGGTGTACGTGCCGGCCCAGTACGACCCGGCCGTGGAAGCCGACCTGATGATCTTCCAGGACGGACAGGCGTTCATCGACATGAACGGGTCGGCGCGCGTGCCCAACGTGCTCGACAACCTGATCTACCGGCGCGAACTGCCGGTGATGATCGCCGCGTTCATCAATCCCGGCCGCACGCCCGACCAGCCGGAACCGAACCCGAAGGAGTGGGGCGATCGCACGACCAACCGTCCCACCGAGTACAACGTGCTCGACGACCGCTACGCGCGGGTGATCGTCGACGAGCTGCTGCCGGCGCTGATGAAGGACTACACCATCACGAAGGACCCGGCGCGGCGTGGCATCGGCGGCGCGAGCAGTGGCGCCATCGCGGCCTTCACCGTTGCCTGGCATCGCCCCGATCAGTTCCGCAAGGTGCTCAGCATCGTCGGCAGCTTCACCAACATCCGCGGCGGCGACGCCTATCCCGACATGATCCGCGCCAGCGAGAAGAAGCCGCTGCGCATCTTCCTGAACGGCGGCCGCAACGACAACCGCGGTGTCGGCCGCGACGGCACGTACGACCCGCGTCGCGACTGGTTCCTGCAGAACGTCCGGATGTCGCAGGCGCTGACCGAGAAGGGCTACGACCTCAACTACATCTGGGGCATCAACACGCACGGCCAGCGCATGGGCGGCCCGATGATTCCCGAGATGCTGCGCTGGCTCTGGCGCGACCACCCGGTCTCGACCGATCCCAACGACACCGTGGAGCGCTCGTACCGGACGCCGAAGGCGCGCTGA